CCTGCGGCACGTTCCCGGACCGGTCTGGGACTGACAAGAGGGAGCAGTGCGCATGGGATCAGCGAAGGCTCGGCGCGGACTCGCTGCGTTCGCCTGTGTCATGAGTGCGAGCCTCGTCCTCGCCGCATGTGGCGGCGACGACGACAGCGGTGGCAGCAACAAGGCCGAGGGCAAGGCTCCCGGTCAGGGCAAGGCGGAGTGCGAGGGCCTCACCGAGTGGGGTGACCTCACCGGCAAGACGGTGAAGATGTACACCTCGATCGTGGCGCCGGAGGACCAGCCGCACATCGACTCCTACAAGCTTTTCGAGACCTGCACCGGCGCCAAAGTGGATTACGAAGGTTCCAAGGAGTTCGAGGCACAGCTCGTCGTCCGGGTCCGCAGCGGCAACCCGCCGGACCTGGCCTACATCCCGCAGCCCGGCCTCCTCAACACGCTGGTCAAGGACACCGGCAAGGTCGTCGAGGTGCCCGACACGGTGTCGGCCAACGTCGACGAGTTCTGGAGCGACTCATGGCGCGGCTACGGCACCGTGGACGGCAAGCTGTACGCCGCTCCGCTGGGCGCCAACATGAAGTCCTTCGTGTGGTACTCCCCGAAGATGTTCGAGGAGAACGGCTGGGAGATCCCGACCACCTGGGACGACATGATCGCCCTGTCCGACACCATCGCGGCGACCGGGATCAAGCCCTGGTGCGCGGGCATCGGGTCCGGTGACGCCACCGGCTGGCCGGTCACCGACTGGCTCGAGGACGTCCTGCTCCGCGACGCGGGCATCGACGTCTACAACCAGTGGGTCGCCCACGAGATCCCGTTCAACGACCCCCAGATCGTGAGCGCCCTCGACCGGGTCGGCGACATCCTGAAGAACGACAAGTACGTCAACGGCGGCATCGGCGACGTCAAGAGCATCGCGACCACCATCTTCCAGGACGGCGGCCTGCCGATCCTCAAGGGCAAGTGTGCGCTGCACCGGCAGGCCGGCTTCTACGCGGCGAACTGGCCGGAGGGCACTGACGTCTCCGAGACCGGCGATGCCTTCGCGTTCTACCTGCCGACCACCAACGAGGACAACGGCAAGCCGGTGCTCGGCGGCGGCGAGTTCGTGGCGGCGTTCGACGACCGTCCCGAGGTCCAGGCGTTCCAGACCTACCTCTCCTCGGACACCTGGGCCAACGAGAAGGCCAAGGCGACACCGCAGGGCGGTTGGATCAGTGCCAACAACGGCCTCGACACGGCCAACCTGGTCAGCCCGATCGACGTGGTCTCGGCCGAGACGCTGGCCGACCCGGAGACGGTGTTCGGGTTCGACGGTTCCGACCAGATGCCCGCCGCCGTGGGCTCGGGCTCCTTCTGGAAGGAGATGACGGCCTGGATCACCGGGAAGAGCACGGCCGACGCGCTGAAGGCCATCGAAGAGAGCTGGCCGTGATCGGCTAGCACCACCTCGACGCAATGATCCACCGGCTGGCTGCCGGGACCTTGCCCCCCGCGGGCGGGGTCCCGGCGGCCACCGGTCGGCGCCTGTCTTCTCGCTG
This sequence is a window from Actinomycetes bacterium. Protein-coding genes within it:
- a CDS encoding ABC transporter substrate-binding protein, giving the protein MSASLVLAACGGDDDSGGSNKAEGKAPGQGKAECEGLTEWGDLTGKTVKMYTSIVAPEDQPHIDSYKLFETCTGAKVDYEGSKEFEAQLVVRVRSGNPPDLAYIPQPGLLNTLVKDTGKVVEVPDTVSANVDEFWSDSWRGYGTVDGKLYAAPLGANMKSFVWYSPKMFEENGWEIPTTWDDMIALSDTIAATGIKPWCAGIGSGDATGWPVTDWLEDVLLRDAGIDVYNQWVAHEIPFNDPQIVSALDRVGDILKNDKYVNGGIGDVKSIATTIFQDGGLPILKGKCALHRQAGFYAANWPEGTDVSETGDAFAFYLPTTNEDNGKPVLGGGEFVAAFDDRPEVQAFQTYLSSDTWANEKAKATPQGGWISANNGLDTANLVSPIDVVSAETLADPETVFGFDGSDQMPAAVGSGSFWKEMTAWITGKSTADALKAIEESWP